From the genome of Pseudophryne corroboree isolate aPseCor3 chromosome 9, aPseCor3.hap2, whole genome shotgun sequence:
AGGATACGCGTTGATAAATTGAAGACTATGTCTTCTTGCTGGTGGTCTTTTTTGTAGTTCCTCGTCCACTGTCCGCCTCGGCGGGTGTAGCGCCTTTTTTGGGAGCTCGCTTCGCTCTGGTGGTCACCCCCGATGGGTTTTTTTTGGAGTTTTTTGATTGTGTTGCCTCTGCACATTCTGTATCACTGGAAGATCTCGCACTGGAGTTATCAgtgacggtgagatccttgctatgtcctattttttcttgagatttcccttgaactccccggaggccagataggacagattttgactaacttttcttgagatctgtgtttgtgtgcttaagattttggcttatgtgagattttggcttatgtaagatttcggcttatgtgagattttgactatctcattataatagtgggatggcattacagggttggggggagtgtctttttcgactgtcagccatttttaaaacagtgcatttctgctctgtggctgattTTTGTTGACATTTTTTCCAGTGAacctatggattctacatggacaagaggaccgaggggctgcgtgggacactaggtaagtatgtgcgagtgtgttggtgtgtgtgtcaataaacttttaccttcacggtgtgtgtgttttgtctttcttggggtatttcttttgttgtggaactataggtaccagcaggccttttaattctctgcatgctggtacttgtggttctccaagtaccagcatgtggggaggcttgctgggacttgtagtttttacTACCTGCCGATAACACAATATAAACCCctttacctttttaaaaaaaaatacaccacacagtttgttttttcgtaaaatttataaaaatattaaatgccaacgccaactctggccaggattcataagctgtaccatgagaacgagtgccttttgacagggactatgccaacagaacaggaaacgggcatatccgagtacagtagaggtaaacagtgcaattttgccttgggtgaagaacatcatcaaatttccaaacagtcttgaaggaacacaagaagtgcagtctttacaacgatccgtagtccgggacagtgaggacacaaaaccgacgctgcagtactaatgacctcaatacagttcactttgagcaagagcgtaggataaggtcaccagcagatttttctaacaaaactaaaaaaccgggtccaaaaaactaattataaatgaaaaaagcgtgggtcgcccagcacagaggactgtgtactctgcatgtcagagtacatgccactggacgaggtgctagattggggggaggggctgggctgtgtggctcccgactgaaaaaaatacggttgctgaggggggtttaccggcgcatgctccatgggggggttgtttgggaaggGGGGACGGGACAAATTTGGGTGATACCAAGGGTCAGTTGGCACTATCTCACACGCCGACACCAGTGTTTGGCGCCTGCCACGTGAGACAATCTTATTGACTAACCGTTGGACGAGGAATTTTTGATCATCCGTCATCAGGCGCATTTCCGATGCAATAAAATTGCCAAATTGTTGTTCGGCATCCGGGGGCCTATGCAAAACCTCCTCAGCGCGTTGAAAAAACTGCTGGGAGCCAGAGGGGGTGCTATAGGCTGCAGAAGTGGTCCTCCTTGCCGTGCGCCTCGGTCTTCCTGGGCGCGCCTGTGGGGGTGCCACCGGCTCCGCTACCGTctcctccacttctgccccttggcctgtggtaggctccacctccagctccggggtagcatcctgcaatataagaaaaacaaaaattaggtctatgtcaaaattagtgggtggcatatgaaacaaatgtgtgtgtacttaccagatccagactctcctgggcctcctcttcgacaagaactggagactctggatctagagcgtcccgtgaccttacccgcgcctcttgctctataatgaactgaatttggtcatagtaccagagcgtcggtttatagacctcatcagtcccggctccggatcgctgtgaatcTTGCACCTTCTTGCGTTCCTTCACGAACACTGTTCGGAAATTTGAAATTTTTTTCTTCACCCAATCGACATCAACATCAGAGTttttgcctctactgtactcaataagctgctgatatgcccgattccgcttgattctgttggcatagtccgggctcctgacacgccacaggcactcgttctgacggtacagatcaatgaatcctgaccagaattggcggtactccgcagatgacattgctggttgaaaataaaataacacaattagccgacaaaatacaaccgtcacatacaaaaagcctaaaaatactatctatctatctatctatctatctatctatctatctatctatctatctatctatctatctatctctatatctatatctatatatatatatatatatatatatatctatctaccccaaaaatgcatcccttaatgtgtcgccagcatccccccggcaagggggcgtgtcctCATTATTTAAATGTGctggcctcattttaatgggcgtgcctcatctgaaaaaactacctcaaaccccagtatttgaccgtgtaccaacagatcacgcccaccatagggaaataaaaattcaaccatcttaagccccacacagtaatgccccctgcaccatattatgccacactccgcaatgcccttgatacatgaaatccccacattacggcaggcaagagtccgcattttacacattatggcaggcaagagtccacattttatacattactgcaggcaagtgtccccctttttacacattatggcaggcacgtgtccccattttatacatcagggcagaatgcccattttatacattactgcaggcaattgtccccattttatacatcacggcaggcaagagtccactttttaccagtggcgtgcggtgaggtcagtggcagcCATAATGTTcgacgaatcctgccgatgacccctaacgccgccgagccaatgcccactactgcctatgtgccaatgcctgctgccaccaccaatggcttacgaagtcgcccaccatcaactgacccagccctccgccactaatttgcatctccaggcctgcctgctcatcatacttgtaatatattgtacatttttatagaaaaaaataacaattactgtatgggaagggagtgggaggacatgaatgcaattttgttgtccagggattccattaacttaatggagaagggtctgaatgtgttaaaaaagtacaaaaaaaaaatgcgtggggtcccccctcctaagtataaccagcctcgggctctttgagccagtcctggttgttaaaatactgggaaaaaattggacagaggttccccgtatttcgacaaccagcaccgggctcttagtccgggcctggttccaaaaatacgggggacaaaagatgtaggggtcccccgtattcttaaaaccagcaccgggctccactagccagggacataatgccacagccgggggacacatttatggaggtccctgcggccgtggcattacccccccaactagtcacccctggacggggttccctggaggagtggggaccccttaaatcaaggggtcaccccccctccaggcacccaaggaccaggggtgaagcccgaggctgtcccccccatccgtgggcggtggatgggaggctgatagtcatgtgtttaaagaagagaatattgtcttttgttgtggaactacaaggcccagcaagcctcccccgctcgctggtacttggagaacctcaagtaccagcatgcagggaaataacgggctcgctgataCCTGTaggtctacaacaaaaaaaatacccaaataaaaacacaactcgcacaccgtgacagtaaaaatttattaaaacacacttacacagtcacacatacttacctacatctcacgccggtcacgtccacttgtccagtagaatccaatagggtacctgtaaaaatgagagacagattacttacctacatcccacgccggtcacgtccacttgtccagtagaatccaatagggtaggggtacctgtaaaaataaaaaataaaaaaaaaacttaacacatccacaggagagagagagagagagagagagagagactaacctgctgctgctggggagagccgcatacactgcagggccatgccgctgctcctgtcagtgggaggacggagccggcggaggaggggggagagccgcatgtgggagagcctccacagtgccagatacattgctcccctagtgccagatacattgccccacggtgccagatacggtgcccccccagtgccagttttgacccacagtgccagatatgacccccagtgccagtatacattgccccacggtgccagatatgcccctcagtgccaggttacattgccccacagtgccagatatccccccccccagtgccagtaaacattgccccacagtgccagatatgcccccccccagtgccagttttgccccacagtgccagatatgacccccagtgccaggttacattgccccacggtgccagatatgccccccagtgccaggttacattgccccacggtgccagatatgcccccccagtgccagtatacattgccccacggtgccagatatgcccctcagtgccaggttacattgccccacagtgccagatatcccccccccagtgccagtaaacattgccccacagtgccagatatgccccccccagtgccagttttgccccacagtgccagatatgacccccagtgccaggttacattgccccacggtgccagatatgcccccccagtgccagtatacattgccccacggtgccagatatgcccccccagtgccagtatacattgccccacggtgccagatatgcccctcagtgccaggttacattgccccactgtgccagatatccccccccccagtgccagtaaacattgccccacagtgccagatatgccccccagtgccaggttacattgccccacggtgccagatatgcccctcagtgccaggttacattgccccacagtgccagtgccccacagtccccagtgctgccccccaacCCCGCTGGATATACTTACGTGTCCTTGGATTTTCTCCTCcacgtgctgccgctgctgctgcttcttctttcTTCCTTCCTCCGCGCTGTGAAGAGAATGGACCGGCGGGGAGTGGCCACATGACgctgatcggcatcgcaagctcatatcgcaaggtactagaaacacttgcgatatgaactagataggacaccgatctagcaaggattgacttgccagctcggtctatcttttcttgcgatgccgaccgcgcggggacgcgcatcgggaTCGGataaggatcgcaaggtgactttcaccttgcgatctgcactatcttttcatccgattctgactatatagtcagaatcgaatgaaaaaatcgtaccgtgtgtacacacccttacgcaTGGAGTCCTATATGCCAAGAATGTAACAACAGGGACAGATGTTATCAAGTTATCATTATGGCAGTCCCAGTGAGTTGCACACAGAAGTtacatttttgtaaaaaatggaAAGTGAATCGCGTTAAATACAGTACATAGGCCACTAAATCGCATAACATTGAGCATACTAATAAGGAATAGATTTGTCTCCGGAAGCTTACAGAATTTTATAAAGTTACATTAGGTCACATCTCTTTGACTATTTTATATATTAAAGCTGACTAAAGTAGAATGATAATATATAGCAGGACTCTCTCCAAATCTGAACTCTATATTGAAATGTTATCCTCTTGACACAAATCatagttttacatttttttatgaaaTAGTGAAGGGCAATCTATGCAGTTTGGAATCTATTAATGAAAATTTGACCATACAGACACCCTGTGAGAAAATCACAAATTGTGTCAAAATATAAACatgtctgcaatttagatttcagtttaaacacactccaccaggggttaaagtgagggggaacgaggtggaactgagttccaccacctctaaggGTAGGGGGAACTAGATCCACCACTTCcttttccctgcacagtaattccaatagaaaaacctgccccatcacctacatcaatagatgtgttactgatgagctgcagccacctcctccttcatcagttcctggtggctccatggtcatcctccatctacagcccacccctcctggtactcacacacgctgtgtctgttggacagcattcatcccatcCTCAGGGTCCAGTAGCCTCCTTTTCCATCATGGCgtatgtgaggtcatgctgtcaccgctgctgaagtgaagagtaaccatgaagaggagcaggctctgtgcatcttgaagacaagatgagagggatgGAGTGACAATAGAAGTggagaagctgctggagggatacagggcatggagctgctggggggacacaggcggtgagctgcttgagtgacagaggcagagatgtgtataaggggcactactattgtgggcattatgtgtaagaggcactagtcctgtgggcattctgtatataagctgcactactactgtgggcattatgtgtaaggggcactactactatgggcattttgtatacaagtggcactactactgttggcattttctgtataaggggcactactgtggtcattatgtgtaaggggcactactactgtgggaattgtgtataaggggcactactgtgtatactgtatataaggggcactactgtgtggcataacatgaatagaaGGTACCACTGTGTAGTGAAATGTGCAtatagggcactactgagtgatgtaacctgaataaggggcattactatgtggtgtaatgtaaataaaattgtgctactgtgttgtgcaatttTATTTgaaagtactattatgtgaccatgctgcttctttgtgagatcaatgtccctttataaagtatgggaagtagggcactaatttatagtttgcaggggggtgctaaAAACACTAGCACTCtccctggctccgcttaatgtgtggaaggggggtggggtgtgtgtgtgggggtggtttTGTAAATGAGTtcaaccacctctccaggaccactttaagccctgcaccccacccaaatctaaatctctctgcacatgttatatctgccccacctgcagttcacatggggggtcattccgagttgatcgcacgctgcggattttcgcagcgcagggatcaggttactactgtgcatgcgtatgcaccgcaatgcgcacgtgcgtcatacgggtataaataggattttagcacctaccggtaaatccttttctcctagtccgtagaggatgctggggactccaaaaggaccatggggtatagagggatccacaagagcttgggcacactgaaaagacttaaactgggtgtgaactggctcctccctctatgcccctcctccagacctcagttataggaactgtgcccaggagagatggacatttcgaggaaaggatttttgtttaaactaagggctacaaacataccagcccacaccacaaacataccgtacaaccggagtaacagtaaaccagataacagtatgaattaacaacagcaacaagctgaaaaccataAATACACAACccatgtataaactaatttaaccagcaagaatacactgcaagtaacagtccgcactgggatgggcgcccagcatcctctacggactaggagaaaaggatataccggtaggtactaaaatcctattttctcttacatcctagaggatgctggggactccaaaaggaccatggggtttataccaaagctccagactgtgcgggagagtgcgaacaactctgcagcaccgactgagcaaacgcaaggtcctcatcagccagggtatcaaacttatagaacttagcaaaagtgtttgaacccgaccaggtagccacTCGGCCAAGctataaagccgagacgcctcgggcagccgcccaagatgagcccactttcctggtagaatgggctttcactgacttcggcactggtagcccggccgaagaatgagccggctgaaacgtactacaaatccagcgtccaatagtctgttttgaagcaggatgaccaatcttgttggaagcatacaggacaaacagcgcctcagttttcctggcaacagccgttctggcgacgtagatcttcaaagctctcacaacatccagagactttggaaccgtcacagcatccgtagccaccggcaccacaataggttggttaatgtgaaacgaagaaaccaccttcggcagaaattgttgacgagtcctcaattccgccctatccgagtaaaaaatcaagtacgggctcttatgagataaggccgccaactctgacactcgcctggcagacgccagcgccaacagcatgactaccttccaagtgagaaacttcaactcaaccttacgcaaaggttcaaaccaggaagacatgagaaactgtaagaccacctcaagatcccatggagccacaggaggcacaaatggaggattgatatgcattactcctttcacaaaagtctgaacctctgggaggacagctaattctttttgaaagaaaatagacaaagccgaaatctgcactttgatggagcctaatttcaggcctgcatctacacctgcctgcaaaaagtggagaaaacgacccaagtgaaaatcttccgcaggagccattttcaccgtaacctccttcctagccttaatgagagtgggaatgacctccccgggaatacccttacgagctaagatctggcgctcaacttccatgccgtcaaacgcagccgcggtaagtctggaaacatgcatggaccctgcaacaacaggtcttctcttagaggaagcggccaaggatcttccaccagtaattcctaaagatccgggtaccaggcccttcttggccagtctggaacgacgagaatcgcctgaacccttgctcgtcaaatgatccccagtacctttggaatgagaggaagtggagggaacacatacatcgactggaacacccacggagacaccagggcgtccactgcactggcttgggggtcccttgacctggaacaatacctcgggagcttcttgttgagacgagacgccatcatgtcgatcaatggAATTCCCCAactctttgtcacctctgcaaatacctcttggtgaagagcccactctcccggatggagatcgtgtctgctgaggaaatctgcttcccagttgtccactcccggtaggaagactgctgacagggcgctcacgtgttgttccgcccagcgatggattcttgtggcctccgccattgccgctctgctccttgttccgtcttgacggtttatatgtgccactgctgtgatgtctgactgtaccaggacaggtcggccctgaagaaggcttcttgcttgtagcaggccgttgtaaatggctcttaactcgagaacatttatgtggagaaaagcttcctggagcgaccatttcccctggaagtttcttccttgggtgactgcgccccagccccggagacttgcatctgttgtcagaagtacccagtccaggataccgaaccggcatccttctaggaggtgagaactttgaagccaccacaggagagaaattctggctctgggagatagacttatcttctggtgcatgtgcaggtgagacccggaccatttgctcagcaagtcccactgaaacacccgggcatgaaacctgccaaacggaatggcttcgtacgccgcaaccattttccccagaacccaagtacagtgatggattgacacactcgtcggcctcagaagttccctgaccatcgactgcagttccagagctttttcttctggaagaaatactctccgtaactccgtgtccagaatcatgcccagaaaaggcagccgagtggttggaatcaactgagattttggcaaatttagcacccaaccgtgctgtcgcagaaccgacagcgacaaatttacacttctgagcaaccgttccttggacctcgcctttatcaggagatcgtccaagtacgggataattgtaaccccttgtttgcgaaggagaaccataatttctgccatgaccttggtgaaaatcctcggggccatggaaagcccaaacggcaacgtctgaaattggtaatgagaatcctgtatcgcaaacctgaggaaggcctgatgcgaaggatatatcgggacgtgtaagtaggcatcctttatgtcgactgacaccataaaatcccccccttctaggctggaaatcacagctcgaagagattccatcttgaacttgaaaactttcaagtatggattgagggattttagattcagaatcggtctgaccgaaccatccggtttcggcacaacaaataggctcgagtagaacccctccccccgttgggacgggggaacgggaacaatgaccctctgttgacacaatttttgtatcactgccagcaccaccttcctgtccggaagaaacactggtaaggccgaaatgaaaaaccggtgagggggcacctcccgaaactccagcttgtatccctgagacacaatctctaggacccaaggatccaggtcagattgaatccagacctgactgaagattcgcagaTGGCCCCCCacgggtccggactcccccagggaagccccagcgtcatgcagtggacttggtagaggcaggggaggacttttggtcctgggcgcctgacacggcaggcaaattccttccccttcctctaccctttgaagtgaggaaggacgaaccttttccacgcctgtatttattgggacgaaaggactgcatctgctgatgtggtgcctttttctgttatgTGGGAACATAggaaagaaaagaggacttacccgccgtcgcggtagagaccaggtcagccaagccgtccccaaacaagacattacctttgaagggtaaagcttccatagctctcttggagttggcatcagcattccattgatggatccacaacgccctcctggccgatatcgacatggcattgactcttgatcccaagagacaaacatccctcgccacatccttcaggtaatctgcagcgtccttgatataacaaagagtcaaaataacattatctttatcaagtatatccatatcattagctaaattctcagcccatttagcaatagcactactcatccataccgacgccacagcaggtctgagcaatgcacccgaattagcgaaaatggacttcagagacgtctccagcttgcgatctgccggatccttgagagctgccgtgtcaggagacggaagcgccactttcttagacaaacgagatagagctttgaggggaaaggatacgccatgtaaatcctcttgggaatctgctacctcttgtccggcgactcccaagccttttcacaaagagtattcatttcatgagaggggggaaacttcacctcaggtttttttcccttgaacaagcaaatccttgtttcctgtaccgcaggttcatcggaaatgcgtaaaacatcttttatagacacaatcatgtattgaatactcttaactaatcgtggacgtaaagcagcctcagtgaaatcgacctcggaatcagagtctgtgtcggtatcagtatctaccacttgagtaaatggccgcttttgcgaccccgatggggtctgcatctgagacaaagcctcctccattaactttttccacacctgtgtctgtgactcagacttatccaacctctttgataaagaagctacattcgtattaatTGTACTTAgtaatgtgagtaaatcaggtgtcggct
Proteins encoded in this window:
- the LOC134958774 gene encoding uncharacterized protein LOC134958774, whose protein sequence is MSSAEYRQFWSGFIDLYRQNECLWRVRSPDYANRIKRNRAYQQLIEYSRGKNSDVDVDWVKKKISNFRTVFVKERKKVQDSQRSGAGTDEVYKPTLWYYDQIQFIIEQEARVRSRDALDPESPVLVEEEAQESLDLDATPELEVEPTTGQGAEVEETVAEPVAPPQARPGRPRRTARRTTSAAYSTPSGSQQFFQRAEEVLHRPPDAEQQFGNFIASEMRLMTDDQKFLVQRTVLRPYEKTGRLSK